The DNA window CACATCGGGCAAATCGCTGCTGCCTGCCGGCGTCAAGCTGGTCAGCGGCAATTTTTCGCGCGGCGACACGGTGGCGATCCTGTCGCCCGAGGGCCGCGAGATCGCGCGCGGCCTGGTTGCCTACGATGCCGCCGATGCCGTAAGGATCGCTGGCCTGAAGACGGCCGAGATCGAAACCGTGCTCGGTTACGAAGCGCGTTCGGCGATGATCCACCGCGACGACCTCGTGGTGAGTCACGCCGGGGGCGATATAAGCGGAGGATGAGCCATGCTGAAGCTGCATGAAAAATCCGGGGACGATACCGTGGCGCTGATGGCCGATATCGGCCGCCGCGCCCGCGCCGCCGCCCGACCGCTGGCCATAGCGACCACCGCCGCCAAGAATGCCGCGCTCCTTGCCATGGCGGACGCGCTCCTTGCCCGGGAACAGGACATTCTCGACGCCAACGCCATCGATGTGTCGAATGGCGAGGAATCGGGGCTGTCGGCATCCTTCATGGATCGGCTGAAGCTCAATCCGGCGCGCATCCGCGCCATGGCGGATGGCATCCGCGAGATCGCCGCGCTGCGCGATCCCGTCGGAGACGTCATCGCCGAGTGGGACCGACCGAACGGCCTTCATATCGAGCGCGTGCGCACGCCGCTGGGTGTCGTCGGCGTCATCTATGAGAGTCGGCCCAACGTCACGGCCGATGCCGGTGCGCTCTGTCTCAAGGCCGGCAATCCGGTAATCCTGCGCGGCGGCTCGGATTCGCTCAATTCGTCCGCCGCCATCCATGCCCGCCTGGTCGACGGCCTGAAGGCCGCCGGCCTGCCTGAAGATGCCATCCAGCTGGTGCCGACTACCGATCGCGCCGCTGTCGGGGAGATGCTCAAGGGGCTTGGCGGTACGCTCGACGTCATCATCCCGCGCGGCGGCAAAAGCCTTGTCGGGCGGGTGCAGAACGAGGCGCGCGTGCCGGTCTTTGCCCATCTCGAAGGCATCTGCCACCTCTACATCGACCGCTCGGCCGATCTCGACATGGCGCTGAAGATCGCCGTCAACGCCAAGATGCGGCGCACCGGAGTCTGTGGCGCGGCCGAGACGCTGCTGGTCGACCGCGCGGTGGTATCAACCCATCTGGTGCCGATCCTCGACGCGCTCCGCGCCGCCGGCTGCGAGATCCACGCCGATGCGGAGGTGCTGAAAGTGTTTTTCGACGCCAAGCCGGCGACCGATGCCGATTGGGTGACGGAATATCTCGACGCCATCATCGCGGTGAAGCTGGTCGATGGTATCGGTGGTGCCATCGAGCACATCGAGACCTTCTCCTCGCATCACACCGAGGCGATCATCGCCGAGGATGCGAAGGCGGTGGAGCGGTTCTTCAAAGAGATCGATTCGGCCATCCTGCTGCACAATGCCTCGACGCAATTCGCCGATGGCGGCGAGTTCGGCATGGGCGCCGAGATCGGCATCGCCACCGGAAAGATGCATGCGCGCGGGCCGGTCGGCGTCGAGCAGCTGACCTCGTTCAAATACCGCGTGCGCGGGTCGGGACAGGTGAGGCCTTGAGCGCTGGTCTTACCCTCCCCCTTGTGGAGGGGGTGGCGAGCCGGCTGGGGGGACGACGCTGAATTCCACGATACCCCCACCCCGCTCCGCTTCGCGGATCGACCGACCTGGGCAAGCCACGGGTCCTGCCCGTCTTGTGGACCCCCACAAGGGGGAGGGTGAGAACGCCGTCCCTTCCCGCTACTTGAAAATGCCGCACGCCGAAAAAGGGCTGGCCGTCGGCCTGTTCGGCGGCTCGTTCAACCCGCCGCATGCGGGCCATGCACTGGTCGCCGAAATTGCGCTCAGGCGCCTGGCGCTCGACCAGTTATGGTGGATGGTCACGCCAGGCAATCCGTTGAAGAGCACGCGCGAGCTGGCGCCGCTGACCGAACGGCTACACCTGTCGGAGCGGATCGCCAAGAACCCGAAAATCAAGGTCACCGCCTTCGAGGCGGCGCATCATGTGCGCTATACCGCCGACACGCTGGCCCTGGTCAAGGCGCGCAATCCCGGCGTCGATTTCGTCTGGATCATGGGCGCGGACAGTTTGCGCGACTTCCACCGCTGGCAGCGCTGGCGCGAAATCGTGCTCACCTTCCCGATCGCGGTCATCGACCGCCCGGGCGCGACGCTGTCGTTCCTGTCGTCGGTCGTCGCCAAGACCTTCGACTATGCCCGCATCGATGAAGGCGACGCGCCGCGGCTCGCCCGCATGAAGGCGCCGGCCTGGACCTTCATCCACGGCCCGCGCTCGTCGCTGTCGTCGAGCGCGATCCGGAAGATGGCAAAGGGGTGATCGGCCCAGCATCACCGGCAGCGCTCAACAGTAAGTGAACGGTCCGGCAGCGTTCACTGCTATCCCAACCTGATATTGACGGGCAACGGTGCCTCTGTCATCAAAGACGAGTTCTTCGGCGATACAGTTGATTGCGTGCGAGCGCTGCCTACATCAATTTTTACCTCTTTTCGGCGGGGGGTTGTTGTGAGAATTAGTTTCGGCAACAGGTATGGGGGCTTGGCGCACGGGTTGGACTGCCCTTGTCATAGTCCGCTTGCACTCAACCTCTTCGATCGATTGAACAGAGACATTTCACGCCGCTCTGTTCTTGCCGGTATCGCCGGGATGTTCGGTGTTTCGGCGCTTGGCCTTGCATCCCCATCCTTCGCGCAGGCAGCGGGTAAGCCGATCCTGCTCAGCAATGCCAGGATCTTCGACGGCCAGGCAAGCAAGCTCATCGAAGGCAAGTCTGTCCTTATCGACGGGAAAACGATCAAGGCTCTGCCTGGCGCCAGCGAAACGGTTGCCCATGCCGAGGTTATCGACTGCGCAGGCGGCACGCTGATGCCGGGCATGATAGATGCCCACTGGCATGCCTTGCTTGCCGGTATCTCGCAGGTCGCGGCCATGACGGCCGACGTCCCTTATGTTCATCTCGTCGCCGCACAGGAGGCCGAGCGGACAGTGTTGCGCGGGTTCACGACGGTTCGTGATGTCGGTGGCCCGTCATTCGCTTTGAAGCGCGCCATCGATGAAGGGCGATTGGTGGGTCCCCGCATCTATCCTTCCGGCGCCATGATCTCGCAAACTTCGGGGCATGGCGACTTCCGCATGCGCACGGATTTGCCGCGCACTCCGCAAAGCAACGCAAGCCTGGCGGAACAGGCTGGCATCGCCGAGATCGCTGATGGCGAGGCGGAAGTCCTGCGCCGTGTACGCGAGCAGCTCATGCTGGGGGCGAGCCAGATCAAGATCATGGGCGGGGGAGGCGTCGCCTCGCCCTACGACCCGATCGATGCTGTGCAATACACTGAGGCCGAGATGAAGGCTGCGGTATCCGCTGCGGCTGACTGGGGCACCTATGTGTGCATCCATGCCTATACGCCCGCCGCCGTGCAGCGTGCGGTCGCCAGCGGTGTGAAGTCGATCGAGCATGGCCAACTCGCCGACGAGGAGACCGCCAAACGCATAGCCGATGCAGATGCATGGTGGAGCATCCAGCCCTTCCTTGCCGACGAGGATGCCAACACCTACGCCTTGCCGGAACAGCGCGCGCAGCAGCAGACAATCGCCGAAGGTACGGCGCGGGCCGTCGAGCTTGGACGTAAATACAAAATCAACATGGCCCTGGGCACTGATATCCTGTTCAACCCGAAAGGCACCTCGACACAGGGAAAGCAACTCGCCAAGTTCAGCCGGTGGTATGAAAATGTGGATGTGTTGCGGTTGCTGACCAGCGGCAATGCCGAGCTTGCCGGCCTTTCCGGCCCGCGCAATCCTTACCCGGGAAAACTCGGACGCATCGAACCCGGCGCCTATGCCGACATGCTCATCGTCGATGGCAATCCGCTCGAGGACATTTCCCTCATCGCAAATCCGGAACGAACGTTGAAGCTCATCATGAAGGATGGGCGCATCCACAAGAACACGCTGGGGGGATGACCTTGCGAGCAATCCTTGGGATAGGCATGCTTGCCGCCTTCGCCTTCGTTTCCATGGAAGCAAGGGCGGCTGACGTGCTTGCGGGAAGCGCCGACACGACCGCGGATGGCGAAAAGAACTGGGCCCTGCAGGTCACGCCCTATCTCTGGGCGGCGGGCATCAACGGCGACATATCGCCTTTCCGCAGGGCCCCGACCATTGGTGTCGACAAATCATTCTCGGATGTCATGAATGATTTGAACATTGGCGGCTTCATCAATGTATGGGGGCGCTACGACCGCTTCGTCTTCTCCGCCGACGCCATGTATGTCGACACGGCAGACGAGAAAGCAACCGGCCCGCTTCCGCCCCTGCCCCCGCCATTGCCGCAAGTCCCCAGCATCAGCGGCAGCGTGGATACCAAGGAATTCACATCGACACTGCAGGCCGGCTATCGTGTCTATGACAGTCCAGCTTTCACCCTGGATGCGCTGGGCGGTGTTCGCTTCTGGCATATCTCCAACCGGGTGACCGTGCAGGCGGCAGGGTTGTCGGGCAGCTACAAGGAAAGTTTTGGATGGGCTGACCCGGTCGTTGGCGCGCGCGCCTTTCTCAGGATGACGGACAAACTCTCGGCGCAGGTTCAGGCGGATGTCGGCGGCTTCAACGTCGGGTCCAAAACCACCTGGCAGGTGCTGGCAACCGCCAACTACATCATAAACGACCATCTTTCCGTCTCGGGCGGCTACAAGGTACTCAGTGTCGACTACGAGTCCGGCGGTCACGTCTTCGATACTCGATTGTCTGGGCCGGTGCTGGGGGTGACCTGGCGATTCTGATGATCTGGGACCAATCTATGATGCGACCCATCCGATGGATTGTCTGAAGCCCATCGATCATGATCGTGCTCAACGGTGTACGGGCGCGACGCTGTCGTTCCTGTCGTCGGTCGTTCCCAAGACCTTCGACTATGCCCGCATCGATGAAGGCGACGCGCCGCGGCTTGCCCGCATGAAGGCGCCGGCCTGGACCTTCATCCACGGCCCGCGCTCGTCGCTGTCGTCGAGCGCGATCCGGAAGATGGCAAAGGGATAGAGAAGAGCCAGCGTTTCGGCCGCCCGGCCATGTCGCTTTTGCGGCGGCGTTTGTCCAGCCGATCAGCGATGCTGGCCTGACATGGCAGTTCAAACCAAGACCCAACCCGCAGTCGATCCGGAGCATGGCAGCGCGCCCACGCCGCTGATCGCGATTGCCAGCGTCATCGTGTCGATGGCGCTGATCGCCATCGGCAACGGGCTGATGTTCGCCTACATCCCGGTCCGGCTCGGCGTCGAGGGTTTCGATCCGACCTGGGCCGGGCTGATCATAACCGGCCTGTCGGCCGGCGGCCTCGCCGGCTGCATCCTCACCGGACCACTGGTGCGCAGGGTAGGCCATGCCCGGGCCTTCATGGTGTTGTCGGCGCTGATCGCGCTCGCCAATGCCGCCGTCGGCGCAGGGCCGTATCCGGTTTTGTGGATCGCCGCCCGTGCGCTTTACGGCTTTGCCATATGCGGCCTGTTCATCGTCGCGCAGAGCTGGCTGAACGATGCGGTCGCCAATGCCATACGCGGCAGGGTGATGGCTTTTTTCTACGTCGCCTACGTCGCCGGGCTGGGTGTCGGCTATGCGACGCTGGCGCTGGTCGATATCAAAACGGCGGACGCGCCGCTGATCGGCATCGCCTTTACCGCTCTGTCGATCCTGCCCGTCGGCATGACGCGGCTGGCGCAGCCACCCGCTCCTCAGGCGGCCTCGGTGGCGCTGCGCCGCGCCTGGCGGATTTCGCCGGTCGGTGTTGCCGGCATGCTGGCGGTCGGCGGGCTGTCCATGTCGATCGCGGGTTTCGCGCCGATCCATGCGACGGCCAAGGGTTACAGCCAGGCCGATGTGGCGCTGCTGCTTTCGGTGATGCCGCTCGGCACGCTGATCCTGCAGCTTCCCTTCGGCTGGATTTCCGACCGCACCGACCGCCGTTACGTGCTGATCGGAGCGTCCGCGCTAGCTGCGGCGGCGGGTATGTTCGCGCTCGGTTTCGACGGCGGCGCGCTGCCGGCGCTGCTGGTGATCTACGTCTTGTGGGACGGCGCCTCGGAATCGATCTATTCGCTGTCCAGCGCGCATGCCGCCGACCGTGCCGGCAAGGACGACATGGTGGCGCTGTCCAGCTCGCTCTTGTTCGCCTGGTCGCTGGCCGGTTTTGTGGTTCCGGGCATCGTGACGGCGCTGTCGGCGGTCTTCGGCACGCAAGCCTTCATCTATGTGGCAATCGTCACTGCCTGTGCTTTCTGCCTTTTCGTGCTGTTGCGTGTGTTCACCACACAGGCCGTGCCTGCCACTGAGACCGGCAGCTTCGCACCGATGACGGCGCAGGCCCCGCTTCCGGTCGAACTCGCCTATGCGCCGGACGAGCCCGCAGGCCGGGCCAAGGACTGAAGGCTGTTTGTCCCGCCGCAATTGCTTACTGCTTGCGAGCTTCGGGCGCCGGCGCTTCCGGTGGCGGCAGCGGAATGGAGATGCCCTCGCTGTCGAAAGCCTGTTTGGCGCGTTTCGTCATGTCGATGTTCGTGGAGAAATAGTCGACCGCCGAGGTCCAGTAGCGCAAGGTAAGCGAAACGGTCGTATCGCCAAGGCCGGCCACGAAGGCGATCGGCGCCGGTTCGCGACGGATGCGCTTCTCGGCGCCGGCAAGGGCGAGCAATGTCTTCTGGGCGCCGTCGATATCGTTCCACGAGCCGATGCTCAGGCTGATGTCGGCGCGGCGCACGCCATTGCGCGAGAAATTGCGCACCGGCTGATTCCACAGCGTCGAATTGGGCGCCAGGATGTAGAGGCCGTCGGCGGTCCTGAGCCTGGTGGCGAACAGGCCGATTTCCTCGACCGAACCGGCGATGGAACCGACCTCGACGGATTCGCCGATGCGGAACGGCCGCAGCGCCAGGAGCATGATGCCGGCGGCGATGTTCTGCAGCGTACCTTGCAGCGCCAGCCCGATGGCGAGGCCGATGGCGCCGATGGCGGCGATGATCGAGGCGGTCTGCACGCCGAACTGGCCGAGCACCATGATGACGACGAGGATCAGGATGGCGTAGCGGACGATCTTGGAAAAGAAATGCCGCAACGTCGCATCGAAACCGTGGATGTGACCCAGGCCGGCAAAGATCGAACGCTCGGCGAGGCCGGCGACGATGTAGCCGACCACCAGCAGGATGACGGCGCCGATGGCGGAGAAGGAATAGGAGACGATCAGCGTGCTGAGCTGTGCGAGGCCGGCCTGAACGGTGAGGATGGTGTCTTGCGGGTCGATCGGCATGGCGGGATTCCACTTTGTTTTGACGCAATTCCAAACGGAAAACCGCTTCACACTTTTCCTGGAATTGCTTCTGGTCGGTCAGCCGATAACCGCCGCGCGGCGCCTGGGTTCCGATCTTTTTGCCTGCCGCATGGAACAACAGGGCAATCGGCGAGTTCGCATGAGTCGGGCAGCGTCTTGAAACTGCAACGGAACTCTGCCTATCTAAGTGGTGTCACCTGCTTTTGGGGGTGATTTGGTTGTTCTTGCTGCGAAAGGAAATACACTGAGAACAGCACTGCGGAAGAAGGCCGATATCATGCCTTCGCCGGCCGGGATCAGCGTAGACGACGCCGTGTCCCGTGCCATCAAGACAGTCCTTGCCAGTCTGGAAGACTCCAAGGCCGAAAATATTGTCTCAATCGACATTCAGGGGAAATCGAGCCTCGGCGACTATATGGTTGTCGCGTCGGGCCGATCGCACCGTCATGTCTCGGCTGTCGCCGACCATCTCCTCAAGGCGCTCAAGGATGCCGGCCTCGGCACGGCGCGCGTCGAGGGGCTCTCCGGCGCCGACTGGGTCCTGATCGATTCGGGCGATATCATCGTCCACGTCTTCCGCCCCGAAGTCCGCGAATTCTACAATCTCGAAAAGATGTGGCAGGCGCCGGATCTCGAGGAAGAGACCCTTCACTAGGCTGCTTGTGCCGTTGCCCGGAAGTCGGATTTCGCCTTTGGGTGACATGCATTAACGGCTTATAGAGGCGGGATGAAGATTTCAGTTCATGCCGTGGGCCGAATGAAAGCCGGCCCCGAGAGGGAATTGGCCGACCGCTATTTCGAGCGCTTCGCCAAGAGCGGGCCGGCGGTCGGGCTCGAATTCTCCGGGGTCACCGAGATTGCCGAGGGCCGCGCGCAAAGCGCCAGCGAACGCCAGCGTGACGAGAGCTCGAGGCTGCAGGCGCAGTTGCAGCAGGGCACGGCCCTTATCCTGCTCGATGAGCGCGGCAAGAGCCTTTCCTCGCAGGATTTCGCCGATCGTATCGGACAGTTGCGCGATGGCGGGCGCAAGGCGCTGGTGCTCGCCATAGGCGGCGCCGATGGTCACGACCCATCGCTGCGCGGCCAAGCCGATCTGGTGCTGTCGTTCGGTGCGCTGACCTGGCCGCATCAGCTGGTGCGCGTGATGGTGGGGGAGCAGCTCTACAGGGTGGCGACGATCCTGTCAGGCCACCCCTATCACAGATCCTGAAAGCTCCCGGATCGCACCGAATTCCGCCCCAATGCCGCGCGAGACCGGGCTGGGACTATTTTTCCATGTGCATGCCGTTATCCCAGGACAACCGCGCGGTTCTGGGCGACAGGCGTCAACATGGTTGATGGTTCGTTAACGAAGCCGCGGATAGAATCGACCGGGAATGTCTGAAGGCTGGAAATCGACACCGGGCTCAACAAGGGGCTCATCAACCGGGCGCTTCTGGCGCGCGCGTTGCGGCGTCGCGGCGGCTGCGATCCTTTTGTCGTTCCACGCGGCACGGGCCGAGAACACGCTCGACATGGCGCCCGATCCGGACCAGAGCCGCGCCGAGTACGAACAGGTCTCCAAGGAAATAACGCTGTCGTCGGAACGGCTGGCCAAGCTCGCCGCCGATATCGCCGCGGTCAAGAAGGACCATGCGTCGATCACCGCCGCGCTGATCCAGTCGGCGATGACCGAGCAGAAGCTTGGCCAGGACATCGAGGATATCGGCGCCAAGCTGGAGGGGCTGAAGGGCCAGCAACAGAAGATCCGTGCCTCGCTTGTGGCGCGGCGCGACGTGCTGGCCGAAGTGCTGGGCGCGTTGCAGCGCATGGGCCTCAACCCGCCGCCGGCGATCCTGGTCAAGCCGGAGGACGCGCTGTCGTCGGTGCGCAGCGCCATCCTGCTCGGCGCCGTGGTGCCGGAATTGCGCCAGCAGACCGACAGCCTGCTGGCCGACCTCAAGGAGCAGACCCGGGTGACGGCCTCGATTGAGGCCGAACGGGCGCGGCTGACGGAAGCGGTCGGCGAGCAGGTGGCGGAAAAGAAGCGGCTCGGCATGCTGCTCGAAGCCAAGCAGAAGCTCGAGGCCGATACGCAGGCGCAAATGGCGGCCGAACGGCAGCGTTCAGAGCAACTGGCGGCCAAGGCCTCCAGCCTGAAGGACCTGATCGCCTCGCTCGAAGCGCAGGCCGACAAGACCCGCAAGGCCGCTGATGCCGCCAAGGCTGCCGCCGCGGGCCAGGCGGGTGACGATCAGACTGGCGGCGACACAACGGCATCGCTGGCGGCAATCCCTGTCCCCGAAGGCAACCGGCTCACCGCGACGGCTCCGTTCTCGGCGCTGCAGGGGCAAATCGCGCTGCCGGTCACCGGCCGCATCAAGCGCCGTTTCGGCGCCGATGACGGTAACGGCGCAGTGATGCTTGGCGACATGCTTGCGACACAATCGGGAGCCATCGTTACCGCGCCGGCGGATGGGAATGTGCTTTATGCGGGGCCGTTTCGCTCCTATGGTCAACTCTTGATCCTCAATGCCGGCGACGGTTATCATGTCGTTCTGGCGGGGATGAGCAGAATCAGCGTCGTGACTGGCCAGTCGGTGCTCGCAGGAGAGCCGGTCGGCGCGATGGGAGAGGCCCGGGTGGCAAGCACCTCGGTTTCGAAGAATGTAAATGCCACGCCGGAACTCTATGTCGAGTTCCGCAAGGATGGAAAACCCGTCGATCCGGCCCCATGGTGGGCGGACCGTTTTTCTGGAAGGACGTGAAATGATGCGGAAACTGTCGCTTCTGTTTGCCGGTGCGCTGATGGGCGCGTCCGCCATGAGCCTTGTCTATGGTGCTCCTGGCTCGTCGGCGAACGCTGCGGGATCGGAGACCTACAAGCAGCTGGCGATCTTCGGCGACATCTTCGAGCGGGTCCGGGCGCAATATGTCACGCCGCCCGACGACAAGTCGCTGGTCGAGAACGCCATCAACGGCATGCTTTCCTCGCTCGATCCGCACTCTTCGTACATGAACGCTGAACAGGCGCAGGATATGCGCGTGCAGACCAAGGGCGAGTTCGGCGGCCTCGGCATCGAGGTCACCATGGAGAACGACCTGGTCAAGGTGATCACGCCGATCGACGACACACCTGCCGCCAAGGCCGGCGTGCTGGCAGGTGACTACATCGCCAAGATCGACGGCGAAGAGGTCCGCGGCCTGACGCTCAACGACGCGGTCGACAAGATGCGCGGCCTGGTCAACACGCCGATCAAGCTCACCATCCTGCGCCAGGGCGCCGACAAGCCGATCGAGTTGACGGTGGTGCGCGACATCATCAAGGTCAAGGCGGTCAAGTTCCGTGTCGAGAACGACATCGGCTACATGAAGATCACCTCCTTCACCGAAAAGACCTATGACGACCTCGAGAACGCCATCGAGACCATCAAGAAGCAGGTGCCGGACGACAAGCTGAAGGGCTATGTGCTCGACTTGCGCCTCAATCCGGGTGGTCTGCTCGACCAGGCGGTGAGCGTGTCCGACGCCTTCCTGAAGCGCGGCGAGATCGTCTCGACGCGCGGGCGCGATCCCAAGGACGTCACCCGCTTCGACGCCAAGCCGAAGCAGACCGACGACATCAACGGCAAGCCGATGATCGTGCTCGTCAATGGCGGCTCGGCCAGCGCTTCCGAAATCGTTGCCGGCGCGCTGCAGGATCTGCGCCGCGTCACCGTGGTCGGCACGCAGTCCTTCGGCAAGGGTTCGGTGCAGACCATCATTCCGCTCGGCGAGAATGGCGCGCTCCGGCTGACGACGGCGCTCTATTACACGCCGTCGGGCAAGTCGATCCAGGGCAAGGGCATCACGCCCGACATCAAGGTCGACCAGCCTCTGCCGCCGGAACTGCAGGGCAGGGACCTGACGCGCGGCGAGTCCGATCTCAAGGGCCATATCAAGGGCGCCGACGAGAGCTCGACGGGATCGGGCTCGGCAGCCTATGTGCCGCCGGATCCGAAGGACGATCTGCAGCTGATCTTCGCCGAGCAGCTGCTGCGCGGCGAGAAGACCGATCCGGCCTTCCCGCCCAATCCGGAAAAGGCCGTGCTCAACCAGTAAAATTCACGGCCAGCAACAGTCTGGCCGCCTGAACGAAGCAATGCGATGCTGCCGGGGCCGAAAGGTTCCGGCAGTTTGATTCGGGGGCAAGGCAAGGCCTCCAGATATGGCGCCAGGGGTGCGCCGGGGTTGATGAATTTGCGCATGTCCTGCCGAAGGGTCGCCTTCGGAACCGTGCGCTCCGGGGACAAGGCTTGGCTGATATCGGCAAGGACATCGAACGCCCGCTTGGACAGACCGTCCGGGTGCCGCGCGCCGCCGGCAAGGTCAGCCCGGGCATTGTCGCTGCGAGCGTTGTCGTATTGGCGGTGGTCGGCGTTTCAGCCGCGATCGCGCTCCGGGAAAAGCCGTTTCGCAAGCCGCAAGAGGTCGCCGTTTCGACGCCGAAAGTGACGGCGCCCGAGCCTGCCGCCGCGCCATCCGCTTTGGCCCCGGTCGCGGCGCCAAAGGTCGAAACGCCAGCCAAGACCGGTGGTCCGCAGATCATCCATGTGCAGAAGCAGGAGGGCGATGGTCCTCCGCAGGCGGCCATCGTCATTCGCGACCCGTCGAGTATCGGGCAGAACCTGAAGATCGCGCATCTTCCCGACAAGGCGCTGATCGAAGCCAGCGATAGCGGACCCTTGCCGATACGCTCCGCAGACGGAAGGCGGCCGTTCGATGTCTATGCGCGGCCATGGTCCGGTGCGCGCGGTGCGCGGGTGGCGATCGTCATTGGCGGGCTTGCCGTCTCCCAGACCGGCACCCAGGCGGCGATCGCCAAGCTGCCCCCTGAAGTGACGCTGGCCTTCGCGCCGCAGGGCAACAGCATTGGCCGCTGGATGCAGGCCGCCCGACAGGGCGGCCACGAGATCGTCATGCAGGTGCCGCTCGAACCGTTCGACTATCCCAACGTCAACCCCGGCCGCAACACGCTGACGGTGGCGGCGAGTGCCGAAGACAATCTCAAGAACCTGCACTGGGCGCTGTCGCGAACGACGAACTATACCGGCGTCATGAACTATATGGGCGCCCGTTTCTCCGCCGATCCGGCGGCGATGGAGCCGTTCATGGCCGAACTCGGCAAACGGGGGCTTGCCTATGTCGACGATGGCTCGTCGGCGCGCAGCCTGGCGCCCGACCTGGCGCTGAAGGATGGCGTGCCCTTCGTCGCTGGCGACACGGCGATCGATGCGGTGCAGGATCGCGGCGCCATCCTGAAGAAACTGGACAGTCTCGAAGCCACCGCGCGGGCCAAGGGCACCGCCGTCGGCATCGGCTCGGCCTTCGACCTGACCGTCGACACCGTTGCGTCCTGGATTGCCGAGGCCAGGAAGCGCGGCATCGAGATCGTGCCGATTTCGGCGGTGGCCATAGACCCGCAAAAAGGCTAGCCACGCCTGGCCGCGAACCGCTCGGAGGACAGATAATGGCAAAGACGAAAAAGGTCGACCGCGAAGCGCTGCCTTATCGTCCCTGTGTCGGGCTGATGATCCTCAATGGCGAAGGCCTGGTCTGGGTCGGGCATCGTATTGTCGAACCCGACAGCGAATTCGCAGGCGCGACGCAGCTCTGGCAGATGCCGCAAGGCGGCATCGACAAGGGCGAGGAGCCGCTGCAGGCCGCGGAGCGGGAGCTCTATGAGGAAACCGGCATGCGCGGCGTCTCGCTGCTCGCCGAGGCTCCGGACTGGATCAACTACGATCTGCCGGACCATCTGGTCGGCATTGCCCTGAAAGGGCGGTATCGCGGCCAGACGCAGAAATGGTTCGCCTTCCGCTTTCATGGCGATAGCGACGAAATCCAGATCAATCCGCCGCCTGGTGGCCACACCGCCGAATTCGACAAATGGTCGTGGCGGCCGATGCGGGACCTGCCCGACCTGATCGTGCCGTTCAAGCGCAAGGTCTATGAAGACGTGGTGGCGGCGTTCCGGCACCTCGTGCCGTAGCTGGACGACCGGCGGCCATGGTTCGAAGGGCCGCAGTTGCCGCGCCGGCCCAGCGGTCCTATTGATGCTTATCCGCCACAAGGAGGGTCGC is part of the Mesorhizobium loti genome and encodes:
- a CDS encoding MFS transporter encodes the protein MAVQTKTQPAVDPEHGSAPTPLIAIASVIVSMALIAIGNGLMFAYIPVRLGVEGFDPTWAGLIITGLSAGGLAGCILTGPLVRRVGHARAFMVLSALIALANAAVGAGPYPVLWIAARALYGFAICGLFIVAQSWLNDAVANAIRGRVMAFFYVAYVAGLGVGYATLALVDIKTADAPLIGIAFTALSILPVGMTRLAQPPAPQAASVALRRAWRISPVGVAGMLAVGGLSMSIAGFAPIHATAKGYSQADVALLLSVMPLGTLILQLPFGWISDRTDRRYVLIGASALAAAAGMFALGFDGGALPALLVIYVLWDGASESIYSLSSAHAADRAGKDDMVALSSSLLFAWSLAGFVVPGIVTALSAVFGTQAFIYVAIVTACAFCLFVLLRVFTTQAVPATETGSFAPMTAQAPLPVELAYAPDEPAGRAKD
- a CDS encoding nicotinate-nucleotide adenylyltransferase codes for the protein MPHAEKGLAVGLFGGSFNPPHAGHALVAEIALRRLALDQLWWMVTPGNPLKSTRELAPLTERLHLSERIAKNPKIKVTAFEAAHHVRYTADTLALVKARNPGVDFVWIMGADSLRDFHRWQRWREIVLTFPIAVIDRPGATLSFLSSVVAKTFDYARIDEGDAPRLARMKAPAWTFIHGPRSSLSSSAIRKMAKG
- the rlmH gene encoding 23S rRNA (pseudouridine(1915)-N(3))-methyltransferase RlmH yields the protein MKISVHAVGRMKAGPERELADRYFERFAKSGPAVGLEFSGVTEIAEGRAQSASERQRDESSRLQAQLQQGTALILLDERGKSLSSQDFADRIGQLRDGGRKALVLAIGGADGHDPSLRGQADLVLSFGALTWPHQLVRVMVGEQLYRVATILSGHPYHRS
- a CDS encoding metal-dependent hydrolase family protein codes for the protein MTGNGASVIKDEFFGDTVDCVRALPTSIFTSFRRGVVVRISFGNRYGGLAHGLDCPCHSPLALNLFDRLNRDISRRSVLAGIAGMFGVSALGLASPSFAQAAGKPILLSNARIFDGQASKLIEGKSVLIDGKTIKALPGASETVAHAEVIDCAGGTLMPGMIDAHWHALLAGISQVAAMTADVPYVHLVAAQEAERTVLRGFTTVRDVGGPSFALKRAIDEGRLVGPRIYPSGAMISQTSGHGDFRMRTDLPRTPQSNASLAEQAGIAEIADGEAEVLRRVREQLMLGASQIKIMGGGGVASPYDPIDAVQYTEAEMKAAVSAAADWGTYVCIHAYTPAAVQRAVASGVKSIEHGQLADEETAKRIADADAWWSIQPFLADEDANTYALPEQRAQQQTIAEGTARAVELGRKYKINMALGTDILFNPKGTSTQGKQLAKFSRWYENVDVLRLLTSGNAELAGLSGPRNPYPGKLGRIEPGAYADMLIVDGNPLEDISLIANPERTLKLIMKDGRIHKNTLGG
- the rsfS gene encoding ribosome silencing factor, with translation MPSPAGISVDDAVSRAIKTVLASLEDSKAENIVSIDIQGKSSLGDYMVVASGRSHRHVSAVADHLLKALKDAGLGTARVEGLSGADWVLIDSGDIIVHVFRPEVREFYNLEKMWQAPDLEEETLH
- a CDS encoding mechanosensitive ion channel family protein; translation: MPIDPQDTILTVQAGLAQLSTLIVSYSFSAIGAVILLVVGYIVAGLAERSIFAGLGHIHGFDATLRHFFSKIVRYAILILVVIMVLGQFGVQTASIIAAIGAIGLAIGLALQGTLQNIAAGIMLLALRPFRIGESVEVGSIAGSVEEIGLFATRLRTADGLYILAPNSTLWNQPVRNFSRNGVRRADISLSIGSWNDIDGAQKTLLALAGAEKRIRREPAPIAFVAGLGDTTVSLTLRYWTSAVDYFSTNIDMTKRAKQAFDSEGISIPLPPPEAPAPEARKQ
- a CDS encoding glutamate-5-semialdehyde dehydrogenase, which gives rise to MLKLHEKSGDDTVALMADIGRRARAAARPLAIATTAAKNAALLAMADALLAREQDILDANAIDVSNGEESGLSASFMDRLKLNPARIRAMADGIREIAALRDPVGDVIAEWDRPNGLHIERVRTPLGVVGVIYESRPNVTADAGALCLKAGNPVILRGGSDSLNSSAAIHARLVDGLKAAGLPEDAIQLVPTTDRAAVGEMLKGLGGTLDVIIPRGGKSLVGRVQNEARVPVFAHLEGICHLYIDRSADLDMALKIAVNAKMRRTGVCGAAETLLVDRAVVSTHLVPILDALRAAGCEIHADAEVLKVFFDAKPATDADWVTEYLDAIIAVKLVDGIGGAIEHIETFSSHHTEAIIAEDAKAVERFFKEIDSAILLHNASTQFADGGEFGMGAEIGIATGKMHARGPVGVEQLTSFKYRVRGSGQVRP